One part of the Palaemon carinicauda isolate YSFRI2023 chromosome 23, ASM3689809v2, whole genome shotgun sequence genome encodes these proteins:
- the LOC137616949 gene encoding probable G-protein coupled receptor B0563.6, with protein sequence MICGKDDVMERGSPVGRLGDLMSVYHVSSKMISLHGNEMVSCNNSTETNPDLKQLRWIVYQVVFPVLVIVGVMANLLNLLVLSRPAMKGVSYRYLNHLAVSDLLYLLFNIPFCLEEFTKASQAQPMSKASAIYYAYIGIPTVNIFLSMSEYIVLWLSYDRCLAVCSPQKFSARQRLRVVRIRCAISLVVTLLVYSLSPFRQTYSCDGPNCCLKNNYFSEDTWYKGYEFFREFYSRFLPAFVITVFNVAIIVTLRRVKRERDSPDVINEARKERERRLVCLLMAITVFFYITSFPSAIYKIIMFNDSWDFVPYFRAVADVLEVSGHVFNFFLYFLFSPDYRRVLVGLTGQQQPNVYMSSSVCNI encoded by the exons CCTACACGGAAACGAGATGGTGTCATGCAACAACTCAACGGAGACAAACCCCGATTTGAAACAGCTGCGCTGGATAGTCTACCAAGTGGTCTTTCCCGTATTGGTGATCGTTGGTGTCATGGCGAACCTTCTCAACCTGCTGGTTCTCTCTAGGCCGGCGATGAAGGGCGTTTCTTATAG ATACCTCAACCACCTTGCAGTGAGTGACTTACTCTACCTGCTCTTCAACATCCCATTTTGCCTGGAAGAATTCACCAAAGCATCCCAGGCACAGCCAATGTCCAAAGCCAGCGCCATCTATTACGCGTACATAGGCATTCCAACTGTGAACATCTTCCTGAGTATGAGCGAGTATATCGTGTTGTGGCTGTCTTACGATAGGTGCCTCGCCGTCTGCAGTCCACAGAAGTTCTCCGCCAGGCAGAGGCTACGAGTCGTGAGGATCCGCTGCGCGATCAGCCTGGTCGTAACGCTGCTCGTCTACAGCCTCAGCCCGTTCCGGCAGACGTACTCCTGTGACGGGCCGAACTGCTGCCTGAAGAACAACTACTTCTCGGAGGACACTTGGTACAAAGGCTACGAGTTCTTCAGGGAGTTCTACTCGAGATTCCTGCCGGCCTTTGTCATCACGGTCTTCAACGTGGCCATCATCGTCACGCTGCGGCGCGTCAAGCGGGAGAGGGACAGCCCAGACGTCATCAATGAAGCCAGGAAGGAGCGGGAAAGGCGGCTCGTCTGTTTGCTCATGGCCATAACGGTGTTCTTCTACATCACCTCCTTCCCCAGCGCCATCTACAAGATCATCATGTTCAACGACAGCTGGGATTTCGTTCCTTATTTCAGGGCGGTGGCCGATGTCCTCGAGGTGTCCGGGCATGTGTTCAATTTCTTTTTGTACTTCCTCTTCAGTCCAGATTACAGGAGAGTTCTGGTGGGTTTGACGGGCCAGCAACAGCCTAATGTTTACATGTCTTCGTCAGTGTGTAACATATAG